The genomic segment AAAGAAACTTTACAAAAAAACATCGGTAAAAAGGTATTAATTAACGGTTCACTTACCCGAACCGGTGAATATCAAGCCCAAATGGAGATAAAATCATACTTAGTTCTGGAATAAACTATTTCTAGGCCAGGGAAAACTTTTTGCCTGGTCTTTTTTATGGAAAAACGGCCTATTGATTCCTGTACCCTCTATAGCCTTCAAATCAGCATATTTATCAATAAATTGTGGTTTTAATTCAATCAGACCCACAATATCTGCTATTAGATGGTCTGTACTGACTAATTTAAATGCGATATAATTAGGAAAGTAATTCATCTTTTAGGAGGGAAAACATGAATACCATTAATTTATCACCGAATGCCAAAAAGGTATTGGAAGCGCGTTATTTACAACGTAATGAAGAACATCAACTCATTGAAACACCGGAAGAACTTTTCGACCGTGTTGCTTCTAACATCGCCGAAGCAGAACGCCTTTATGGCGGAGATGAAGCTAAAGCTAAGGAAACTTTTTATCAACTGATGACTAATCTGGATTTTCTCCCTAATTCACCTACTTTGATGAATGCAGGAACAGATTTACAACAGTTATCAGCCTGTTTTGTCTTACCTGTTGAAGATAGTATGGAAGGAATTTTTGAGGCTGTTAAAAATTCTGCTATAATCCATAAGAGCGGCGGCGGTACCGGCTTTAGTTTTAGCCGTCTCAGGCCCAAAAATGATATTGTCCGTACCACCGGAGGAATTGCCAGCGGACCTATCTCCTTCATGCAGGTCTTTGATGCTGCTACCAATACTGTAAAACAGGGTGGAAAACGCCGGGGCGCTAACATGGGCATTCTTCGAGTAGACCACCCGGATATTCTGGAATTTATAACCTGTAAGAAAGATGAAAACCGTTTGAATAATTTCAATATCTCTGTAGCCCTTACTGAAGAGTTTATGGAAGCTGTAGAACGAGATGAAGAATATGATTTGATTAATCCAAGGACCAATAAAGTTGTTAAACGACTGCGGGCCAGAGAAGTCTTTAATTTAATCGTCGAAATGGCACATGCTAACGGCGAACCGGGAATTATTTTCCTTGATCGGATTAACCGGGACAACCCTACTCCCCACTTAGGAGAGATTGAGAGTACCAATCCGTGTATTACCGGTGATACCCTGATTGCAACAGAATATGGATTAATAAGAATAGATGAACTCTATGCCAAATATAAAAATGGTGGGCTTAAAATTGTAACCGACAATCGGGTTCCTACTATTATAGACTCACTGCCAGATATGTCCAATATAGGTACCTCCTTAAATATAACATCCAGGGTCTATAAAAATGGTAAAAAAGAAGTTATAAAACTGACAACTAAAGCCGGTTATGAAATAAAAGCAACCCCTGATCATAAATTTCTGACAGATAAGGGATGGAAAGAGCTTAAGAACATAAAAGTTGGAGATAAAGTTCTCATCCAATCCGGTGCAGGATCTTTTTCACAGCATAAAGAACTTCCCTTCAAAATTCAAAATACTTATACTGATGATAATGGACAAACATATACCTTTAATTTCCCTGATAAATGGTCCAAAGAATTAGGCCAGGTTCTTGGCTGGCTTATCGGTAATGGCTGGTTAAGGGATGATGACAAAAACTATCAGGTTGGTTTCACTTTCAGCAGTGATGATAAAGAAATCCTGAACTATCTAAAACCTATCATTAATAAGATGTATGGTAAAGAAATTCAGGAAGTTAAGCAGGAGAATAGTATTTACCACCTCTCTTATCATAGTAAATATTTTGTAGAGTTTTTTAAGAAACTGGGTGTAAAAGCTACTGAAGCTGAAAATAAAAAAGTACCAGAAACAATATTTACCGCACCTTATGAAACCGTAACTGGTTTCCTTATGACACTTTTTACTGCGGATGGTACAGTTAAAATAGATGAAGAGCACGGAAATTATTATGTTCAGCTAATATCTAAATCAAAGGAATTATTAAAACAGGTTCAACTTTTGCTTCTCAATTTGGGAATTAAATCCAGGATTTATGACAGGAGTAGAGCACCTCATGAAGATAACTTTGATGGTGAAAAAACAGATGGAAAACTTTATGAATTAAATATTTCCCATGCCTCCTTAAAGGTATTTGCAGATAAAATTAATTTCCTTTCTATAAAAAAGAGAAATCTGTTAGCTAAAATTGAAGGCAAAGATCTTTGCTCTGAAAAAATGACAGAAACGGTTATGAAAATAGAGTACCTGGGTGAAGAAATTGTCTATGATTTAACCGAACCTGTAACCCATTCACTTATAGCAAACGGTATTATTGTCCATAATTGTGGCGAACAACCGCTTTTACCATATGAAGCGTGTAACTTAGGTTCCATTAACCTGGCCAATATGGTTAAGACTGAAAATGGCAAAGCTGTTATCGATTACGATAAGCTGGCTCGTGTTACTGCTGATGCTGTACATTTCCTGGATAATGTTATCGATATGAACCAGTACCCCTTAGAGAAGATCGATAAAATGGCCAAGGGGAACCGCAAAATTGGCCTTGGTGTTATGGGTTGGGCAGATATGCTGATTAAACTGGGCATTCCTTATAACTCTGAAGAAGCTGTAGAGCTGGCAGAAAAAGTAATGTCCTTTATCAATGAACATTCTAAGGCAAAAAGCCGCAAGTTAGCAAAAGAACGGGGAGCTTTCCCAAATATCAAAGGTAGTATTTATACCGAACCGATTCGTAATGCCACCACAACCACCATTGCACCGACAGGCAGTATCAGTATCATTGCCAATTGTAGCAGCGGAATTGAACCTATATTTGCCATTTCATATGAACGGCATGTCATAGATGGTACATTGATCGAAGTACATCCTCTCTTTGAAGCTGTTGCCAAAGAAAGAGGTTTTTACAGCCCTGAGTTAATGGAACGGATTGCCCGTGAAGGTTCGATTCAGGATATTGAAGAAATTCCTGAAGATGTAAAAAGAATTTTCGTTACAGCCCATGATATTTCACCGGAATGGCACATTCGGATGCAGGCAGCATTCCAGAAATATACCGATAATGCAGTAAGCAAAACAGTAAACTTCCCACATGAAGCTACTCTGGCCGATGTAGCAAAAGTCTTTAAGCTGGCCTATAAATTGGGCTGTAAAGGCGTAACTATTTATAGAGATGGCAGCCGGAGCAGCCAGGTTCTTCAAACAAAAAAAGATTCAAAGCAAAAGAAAACTGAAGAGAAGAAAGTCAAACGCCCAAGACCTAAAATCACCTTTGGAACAACAGAAAAGACCAGGATCGGTTGCGGTAAACTCTACATTACCATTAACTCAGACGAGCAGGGAATCTGTGAAGTCTTCACTTCCACCGGGCGCGGCGGTGGCTGCCGTTCCCAGTCTGAAGCTACAAGTCGGTTGATCTCCCTGGCCTTACGATCAGGAATACCCATTGAAGAAATTATCCATCAACTGAAAGGAATACGCTGTGCCGCTGCCATTAAACGAAAAGGTGTGCCCAATGTATCCTGTCCTGATGCTATCGCCCGGGCAATAGAAAACTTTCTGGAATATACGAAAGGAAAACCTTTCTATCCTGTTTCTGCTTCTGAAATTGCTGCAACCTCCGTCGACCTGTTCGTTGAAGAAGATGAAGATTATGATATATTAGAAGATGATAGTAACGGCTGTGCCGTCTGCCCTGACTGCGGCACAGAGCTAGAACATGAAGGCGGATGCGTCATTTGCCGTTCGTGCGGTTATAGTAAGTGTGGGTAATATTAAAGGAGCCTGAAATTCAGGCTCCTTAAACATTTTATGATTTTCCTACAAAAAAGCTAATTTTGAGCGACATAGAAATTTTTCGCTAAATCATCTTAGCGAGATTTTCGACGAAATAAGGCCTCATCACAGGAGGTGATGAGCTAATCAAGGGCCAGGAGGGCCCTTTGATTAGGAAGCCTTATTTCGACGGAAATCGAGCTTTAGATGATTCGAAAAATTTCTCAAGAAGCGAAAAATTAGCTTTTGGCAGTATAATCTTTAATAAGTTTCTTCCAGTTTGATATATTTACATTTTACCATGCCTCAATATTGAAATAAGCAACCAAAAGCCCATTATGCCAGCCCCAAGAAAACCAACTATTCCAATAATAGGTATTCCATTCCACTTGGGTGGGATTTCTGAAAGAACAATCAGCGAAGAACCAATAATTAAAGAAGCTAAAACAATTGCGAATGCAATACGATTACTGATCTGGTCATGTTTTTTGAGCATTGGCTCCAGCCCTTTATGTTCTATTTTGACTTGTCCATATTTAATCTGCTCAATTATTTCTCTTATTTCAGAAGGAAGATCATGAAACAAAAGACCAAATTCTGTAGCTGATAAATATATATCCTTTGTCAATTTGCGAGGACTTAGACGCTCTTTTAATAATTTTTTAGCAAACGGCTCTACATGTTTTACCATATCGAAATCCGGATCCAACTTTCTACCAACACCTTCAATAGTTACTAACGCTTTTGATAACAAATAAATATCAGGTGGTATTTTCAGTTTATAGGCGAGAATTATCTTAATTATCTTATTCAAAAGTTCACCCATATTTATATCTTTTAATGGCAGGTAAGAATATTGTTCAACCAATTCAAATATTTGATATTCTAATCCTTCAATATCTTCAATGCGGTTATTGCGTGAGAATTGCAGAAGAGTTTTTGTTATTCTTTTTGTATCTCTGTTTACAACCCCAATGATAATATTGCCAAGATATTCTCTATGTTTAGGTAGCAAAAATCCCATCATACCAAAATCAATAAAACATATGATGTTGTTATTAAGGACTAAAATATTACCGGGGTGAGGATCGGCATGAAAAAAACCATGTTCAAAAATTTGTTTAAGAATGAGATCAGCACCTCTGTTTGCAATAATTTTAGGGTCGTTCCCTGACTCTAACACAGCGTTAATATTAGAGACTTTAATACCATCAATAAATTCCATAGTGAGAATTTTCCTGGTGGTATAATTTCTATAAACCTTCGGTACATAGATAGTCGTATCTTCCTGAAAATTTCTGCCAAATCGTTCAATATGTGTAGCTTCAATAGTAAAATCTATTTCTTTTCTAATAGATCGCTCAAATTCTTTGATTATACCAACAGGATTTAATACATCCATCCCCTGAATGTGTTTTTCCATCAGTGTGGCAAGATGAAACATTATCTCCAGATCAACTTCAATAATCTCTTCTATTCCTGGACGTTGTACTTTAAGAACAACTTCTTCCCCGCTCATAAGTACTGCTTTATGAACTTGTGCTATTGAAGCTGAAGCAATGGGAGTACTTATGAATTCCTTGAAAAGGTTGGAAATAGGCTTACCAAGTTCTTCTTCAATCAATTGTCTAGCATCTTCTTCTGAAAAAGGAGGAACTGAATCCTGAAGCTTCTCAAGTTCAACAAGAAGTTCTTGCGGTAATAAATCTGGCCTATTACTCATTATCTGACCAAATTTTATAAAAGTCGGGCCAAGTTCTTCTAATACCATTCGTATCCGTTCCCAGCGGGAAAGAGATACTATATGTGCATTCCTTTTTCCAGGAAGTAATTTTTTACCAAAATCAATATATTTCTCCAAATTAGTTTTAGTTATTAAATCTCCAAAACCGTGTTTAACTAATACAGTAATTATTTCTCGATAACGCTTTATGTGAGGATATGTACGATTTATTAGTCCAATTTTACGAATCATTATTTTGTTCACCCTGTCCTTGATTTAAGTTCTCCAGCTTTTTTATCCGATTTTCAAGTTTTTGCAAATCTTCTCGAGATGGAATATCCAATTTTTCCAGGACATTCTTTACCAATTTCTCAACTTGACTTTCCAGATGTTTTCTTGCTTCATCCGATTGCCTTAGCAGGTCTTCAACTAACTTCTTCCCCTCTTCCTCAGAAAGTTTACTCTCCTCAGCAATTTTTTTAGCCAATTCTTCAATTTTGTCCTTAGTCATAGAAGCAATTCCGATTCCTATTAAAACAGTTTTCTTTAATAAATCTAACATAACATCCTCTCCTTTTTCTGGATATTGGTCAAACCAAAACTTATTATATTCAAACTGGAAAGATTTATAAGTTATAATTCGCCAACCACTACATAATATCCTCTTAAAATCTTAATCAAATTTACTTTTTTCAGTTCTTTCTTAAATATTATCAAACATTACTTAATATTATTAAACATTACTTATTAAATATATAAAAAATCGGCAATTAATTGAACTTCTCTGCTACAGAAAAATATCGGCAGCTCTAATCTCCTACTTAAAAACTCACTTTGTGATAATATCCTACCAACAAAATGAATGATTAAACTACAAAAAACTAATTTTGAGCGCCATAGAAATTTTCGCTAAACCATCTTAGTGAGATTAAAAAGAATGGCCTCATATGAGGATGTGATGAACTAATCATGGGTCATAAGGACCCATTGATTAGTGTGCCTTATTTCGACTGAAATTGAACTTTATATAGCTCGAAAAATTTCTTTTGAAGCGAAAAATTTGCTTTTTACAGTAAAATCATTTAATTGCTTATCCTTAATCAGAAAAACAATTCTGGTTCCTATTCATCATAATCATATAAACGGCAACATAGTATGAAAGTTCCCACTCAACTATAGGATAGCATTTCCCATTTTACACTCATCGTATCACTTTATTCAGAATTTTTATACACTAACATATCAGCTTAAAATCTCACCCAACATTTTAAGCGAATCTGAAAAACCTACAAAGCCAGATATACTCTGTTATACACTAAACAGATCAGCCATCTAATCTTTGTTATACGTCTGGATAAAACTTTATTAATCACGACTTTAAATTATATGTATTGTAAAAATCTCTTACTATTGGTACGATACTTTCTATAAAATCAAATAGACTCCTACTGACCATCTCAATAAAATCTGGGTGATTCCAATTCATCAAATCCCTAACATAAACCCTTGAAAATCCTTTCCATGCTTGACATGTAATTTCTAATCTATTATCTAGTTTATTTTTTTGTCGGGCTTTAAATAAAGGCAAGTCAAATATTTCTTCAATAATCTCTTTACGTTCAATAATAAACTCTTCAAAATGTTTTTTCTTATCAGTACTACCAGTATTAAAAGAAAAATCAGGAACAAACATTAAGTGAATTTCTTCTCTTTTTCGTGCTCGATTATATACAACAAGTCGGTCAGAAGGGAATTCTGAAGATTTTAATAACAACCTGTACTCGTCTTTTTTTCTAATATCTAGATCCTCTACTTCAAACCCCATGGTTAACTCCATATTTTCTTCTACAATTTGTTTTAAAGTATTCATGAAGAATTTAACAATTTCTTTTTCTTCATTTGAATATAAAGAGTGTGTTAACTCCATTGTCTTAATATTTACATTTTTAATTAGGTTAGATTTTCTCTGATACAGCTTTGGATTATTTCTTTCTTTATTTAATAACTTTTCTACTTCCATTAAATTTATTTTTCTTGTTTCAAATCCTAAAACTTTAAGTACTTTTTCTGTCTCATCATCAAACTCAAATGCTACAACCATATATCTCCCTGATTCCTTTAAAAAAGTTTTATATTTTGCTATCTGATAAACAACATTTTTACCAGCATTGAGCTTTAGTTCAATAAATACTGTCTTATCATTCTTATCTTTACATTTAAGGTCACAACGGTAAGTTGTTCTATCAGCTTTAATTGGATATTCCTCTTGTTCAACTTTTAAGCCATCTTCAATAATTTCTGGATGTAAGCAGACAATGCGTTTTAAATCTTCTTCTAACAATAGAATCACCTCCCGATATTTTTTCCAGCCAACAAAACCATCTTTTTAACCATAAAAAACACTAATACTGAAATCACCTCTATTATAACTACAAATAAAATCAAATATTTAACAGAAAAATCATA from the Anoxybacter fermentans genome contains:
- a CDS encoding ribonucleotide reductase N-terminal alpha domain-containing protein, which codes for MNTINLSPNAKKVLEARYLQRNEEHQLIETPEELFDRVASNIAEAERLYGGDEAKAKETFYQLMTNLDFLPNSPTLMNAGTDLQQLSACFVLPVEDSMEGIFEAVKNSAIIHKSGGGTGFSFSRLRPKNDIVRTTGGIASGPISFMQVFDAATNTVKQGGKRRGANMGILRVDHPDILEFITCKKDENRLNNFNISVALTEEFMEAVERDEEYDLINPRTNKVVKRLRAREVFNLIVEMAHANGEPGIIFLDRINRDNPTPHLGEIESTNPCITGDTLIATEYGLIRIDELYAKYKNGGLKIVTDNRVPTIIDSLPDMSNIGTSLNITSRVYKNGKKEVIKLTTKAGYEIKATPDHKFLTDKGWKELKNIKVGDKVLIQSGAGSFSQHKELPFKIQNTYTDDNGQTYTFNFPDKWSKELGQVLGWLIGNGWLRDDDKNYQVGFTFSSDDKEILNYLKPIINKMYGKEIQEVKQENSIYHLSYHSKYFVEFFKKLGVKATEAENKKVPETIFTAPYETVTGFLMTLFTADGTVKIDEEHGNYYVQLISKSKELLKQVQLLLLNLGIKSRIYDRSRAPHEDNFDGEKTDGKLYELNISHASLKVFADKINFLSIKKRNLLAKIEGKDLCSEKMTETVMKIEYLGEEIVYDLTEPVTHSLIANGIIVHNCGEQPLLPYEACNLGSINLANMVKTENGKAVIDYDKLARVTADAVHFLDNVIDMNQYPLEKIDKMAKGNRKIGLGVMGWADMLIKLGIPYNSEEAVELAEKVMSFINEHSKAKSRKLAKERGAFPNIKGSIYTEPIRNATTTTIAPTGSISIIANCSSGIEPIFAISYERHVIDGTLIEVHPLFEAVAKERGFYSPELMERIAREGSIQDIEEIPEDVKRIFVTAHDISPEWHIRMQAAFQKYTDNAVSKTVNFPHEATLADVAKVFKLAYKLGCKGVTIYRDGSRSSQVLQTKKDSKQKKTEEKKVKRPRPKITFGTTEKTRIGCGKLYITINSDEQGICEVFTSTGRGGGCRSQSEATSRLISLALRSGIPIEEIIHQLKGIRCAAAIKRKGVPNVSCPDAIARAIENFLEYTKGKPFYPVSASEIAATSVDLFVEEDEDYDILEDDSNGCAVCPDCGTELEHEGGCVICRSCGYSKCG
- a CDS encoding phasin family protein, whose product is MLDLLKKTVLIGIGIASMTKDKIEELAKKIAEESKLSEEEGKKLVEDLLRQSDEARKHLESQVEKLVKNVLEKLDIPSREDLQKLENRIKKLENLNQGQGEQNNDS
- the ubiB gene encoding 2-polyprenylphenol 6-hydroxylase, translated to MIRKIGLINRTYPHIKRYREIITVLVKHGFGDLITKTNLEKYIDFGKKLLPGKRNAHIVSLSRWERIRMVLEELGPTFIKFGQIMSNRPDLLPQELLVELEKLQDSVPPFSEEDARQLIEEELGKPISNLFKEFISTPIASASIAQVHKAVLMSGEEVVLKVQRPGIEEIIEVDLEIMFHLATLMEKHIQGMDVLNPVGIIKEFERSIRKEIDFTIEATHIERFGRNFQEDTTIYVPKVYRNYTTRKILTMEFIDGIKVSNINAVLESGNDPKIIANRGADLILKQIFEHGFFHADPHPGNILVLNNNIICFIDFGMMGFLLPKHREYLGNIIIGVVNRDTKRITKTLLQFSRNNRIEDIEGLEYQIFELVEQYSYLPLKDINMGELLNKIIKIILAYKLKIPPDIYLLSKALVTIEGVGRKLDPDFDMVKHVEPFAKKLLKERLSPRKLTKDIYLSATEFGLLFHDLPSEIREIIEQIKYGQVKIEHKGLEPMLKKHDQISNRIAFAIVLASLIIGSSLIVLSEIPPKWNGIPIIGIVGFLGAGIMGFWLLISILRHGKM
- a CDS encoding endonuclease NucS domain-containing protein; translation: MLEEDLKRIVCLHPEIIEDGLKVEQEEYPIKADRTTYRCDLKCKDKNDKTVFIELKLNAGKNVVYQIAKYKTFLKESGRYMVVAFEFDDETEKVLKVLGFETRKINLMEVEKLLNKERNNPKLYQRKSNLIKNVNIKTMELTHSLYSNEEKEIVKFFMNTLKQIVEENMELTMGFEVEDLDIRKKDEYRLLLKSSEFPSDRLVVYNRARKREEIHLMFVPDFSFNTGSTDKKKHFEEFIIERKEIIEEIFDLPLFKARQKNKLDNRLEITCQAWKGFSRVYVRDLMNWNHPDFIEMVSRSLFDFIESIVPIVRDFYNTYNLKS